One segment of Mus caroli chromosome 6, CAROLI_EIJ_v1.1, whole genome shotgun sequence DNA contains the following:
- the Fgf23 gene encoding fibroblast growth factor 23 yields the protein MLGTCLRLLVGVLCTVCSLGTARAYPDTSPLLGSNWGSLTHLYTATARTSYHLQIHRDGHVDGTPHQTIYSALMITSEDAGSVVITGAMTRRFLCMDLHGNIFGSLHFSPENCRFRQRTLENGYDVYLSQKHHYLVSLGRAKRIFQPGTNPPPFSQFLARRNEVPLLHFYTVRPRRHTRSAEDPPERDPLNVLKPRPRATPVPVSCSRELPSAEEGGPAASDPLGVLRRGRGDARGGAGGADRCRPFPRFV from the exons ATGCTAGGGACCTGCCTTAGACTCCTGGTGGGCGTGCTGTGCACTGTCTGCAGCTTGGGCACTGCTAGAGCCTATCCGGACACTTCCCCATTGCTTGGCTCCAACTGGGGAAGCCTGACCCACCTGTACACGGCTACAGCCAGGACCAGCTATCACCTACAGATCCATAGGGATGGTCATGTAGATGGCACCCCCCATCAGACCATCTACA GTGCCCTGATGATTACATCAGAGGACGCTGGCTCTGTGGTGATAACAGGAGCCATGACTCGAAGGTTCCTTTGTATGGATCTCCACGGCAACATTTTTGGATCG CTTCACTTCAGCCCAGAGAATTGCAGGTTCCGCCAGCGGACGCTGGAGAATGGTTATGACGTCTACTTGTCGCAGAAGCATCACTACCTGGTGAGCCTGGGCCGCGCCAAGCGCATCTTCCAGCCGGGCACCAACCCGCCGCCCTTCTCCCAATTCCTGGCGCGCAGGAACGAGGTCCCGCTGCTGCACTTCTACACTGTTCGCCCACGGCGCCACACGCGCAGCGCCGAGGACCCACCCGAGCGCGACCCACTGAACGTGCTCAAACCGCGGCCCCGCGCCACGCCTGTGCCTGTATCCTGCTCTCGCGAGCTGCCGAGCGCAGAGGAAGGTGGCCCCGCAGCCAGCGATCCTCTGGGGGTGCTGCGCAGAGGCCGTGGAGATGCTCGCGGGGGCGCGGGAGGCGCGGATAGGTGTCGCCCCTTTCCCAGGTTCGTCTAG
- the Tigar gene encoding fructose-2,6-bisphosphatase TIGAR translates to MPRFALTIIRHGETRLNKEKIIQGQGVDAPLSETGFRQAAAAGQFLSNVQFTHAFSSDLTRTKQTIHGILEKSRFCKDMAVKYDSRLRERMYGVAEGKPLSELRAMAKAAGEECPMFTPPGGETVEQVKMRGKDFFDFICQLILGKAGQRESILPGAPGSGLESSLAEVFPVGKHGSLGANPKGGTLGLAASILVVSHGAYMRSLFGYFLSDLRCSLPGARDKFELSSITPNTGISVFIIDCEEARQPSIQCVCMNLQEHLNGVTEKQH, encoded by the exons ATGCCGCGCTTCGCCTTGACCATTATCCGCCA tggtGAAACAAGACTTAATAAGGAGAAAATCATTCAAG GACAAGGCGTAGACGCGCCCCTTTCAGAGACTGGGTTTCGGCAAGCAGCGGCCGCCGGGCAGTTTCTGAGCAATGTGCAGTTTACCCACGCCTTCTCCAGCGATCTCACGAGGACTAAGCAG ACCATACATGGCATTTTGGAAAAAAGCAGATTTTGTAAAGACATGGCGGTAAAGTACGACTCCAGGCTCCGAGAAAGG ATGTACGGAGTCGCAGAAGGCAAGCCGCTAAGCGAGCTTCGGGCCATGGCCAAAGCGGCTGGGGAAGAGTGTCCCATGTTCACCCCGCCTGGAGGAGAGACAGTTGAGCAG GTAAAGATGCGTGGAAAGgatttctttgatttcatttgtcAGCTAATCCTGGGCAAGGCAGGGCAGAGAGAAAGCATCCTGCCTGGAGCGCCAGGCAGCGGTTTGGAAAGCTCTTTGGCAGAGGTTTTCCCTGTTGGAAAACATGGCAGCTTGGGGGCGAATCCCAAAGGTGGCACCCTGGGCTTAGCAGCCAGCATCTTAGTTGTGAGCCATGGCGCTTACATGAGAAGCCTCTTTGGTTATTTTCTGAGTGACCTCAGATGCTCGTTGCCAGGAGCAAGAGACAAATTCGAACTTTCCTCCATCACTCCCAACACTGGGATCAGTGTCTTCATCATAGACTGTGAGGAAGCACGCCAGCCATCGATTCAGTGCGTTTGTATGAACCTCCAGGAGCACCTGAACGGAGTGACTGAAAAGCAGCACTGA